The Pseudomonadota bacterium nucleotide sequence ATCGAGCGCGTCGAGCACGGGGGTCACCGTGGTCTCGAGCGCGCAGCGCATCGACGTGTCGCTGACCGTGACCGCGATGTGGTAGCCCTTCGAGAGTCGCTCGACGCGCAGCGAGGAGACGTTGCGCCCGATGCGTCGCTGCTCTCCCAGCCAGGTCGGCATTGCGGTACCCCCCTCGAGCGCGGCGGTGACCGTCGGGGGGAGTATCGGACTGCCTGCGGAGGCGGCTTCGCCGCTCCCGCCGAGGGCGGGTGCGTCGGCTTTGAAACGGGCCTGCCAGAGCTCGTGACGGGTCTCGTCGATGAAGTAGGCAACGGCTGAGGGGCCTTCGGCCGGCGCGCCAGAGGGCCCTGGCGCGGGGGGGCTTCCCGTGGTGTCTGCGGTCTCGATGACGGCCAGGCCGTCGATGGGGATCTCCGCGCCGTCGTCGGTGCGATGCACCCGCGGGAAGATCACGATGCCTCGCGAGCGCCCACGCGAGATGCTGTGAGAGAGGGCGTGCATCGAGAGAAGCGCGTTCCCCTGCAGGTCGCCCTTGACCTGGCTGCGTCGCCAGGCGGCCAGACCCGGCCGCAGGGCCATGGCGACGATGGCGGTGAGCAGGCCGAGAATGGAGCAGGTCACGAGAACCTCGATGAGCGTCATGCCGCGCCTCATCGCTTGCGCGCGTCCGGCATGCGTGTGGCGAGACGCACGGGAGCGGGTTGCCCACGCCACTCGACGGTGACGATCACGTCGTGCAGGCGGCCGTCGGTCTGTGGAGCAACCTGGGTCTCGCGTAGAACCGTGAACTCGGTGTCGTTGAGCGTCACGGTGAACCTGTCGAGGAACGCGGTCTGCTCGAGGCCGTTTCGACTCGTCTCCATGACTTCGAGGGCGTAGGCCGTGGCGGTCTGCAGGTCTTCGGCTTTCTTCAGGCTGAGCACGCCAGATGGGATGAGGCTCACAACGACGAGCAGCCCCGCCACGAGAAGGGCGGTGGAGATGATGACCTCGATGAGCGTGAAGCCTCTCGGCCGCGCGTGCTCTCTTCCTCTCGGCATCGGCCGCGAGCCTACTCCGGGTCGTTCTTCAATGCGGTCTGTCCTCCGCTCAGCTCTGCCAGGTAGTCGTCTGTGCTGTCGATGATCTCGGCGATCATGCCCGCGATGACCAGGAAGAGCTCTTGAGGGACCTCGGTGGACAGCCAGTCGTAGCGATAGACGATGCGGTCGTCTTCCAGGCCGAACGAGCCGAGCAGAAGGCTCGAGTTGGCTTTGAGAAGGGCATCGCTGATGAGTCGCGGGTCTTCGAGCGAGGTGACGACGTTGCTGCGGAAGCGGATGATGTGGATGGGCGCGCGGCCGAGCTGGAGCTCTTCATTGATGATGAGGATGAGTGCGCTGCCCTTTGAGAAGCACGGGATGCCGCGCACCACGTCTGCTTTGTAGCCAGCGTCCTTGAGCCATTGGATGAAGGTTCGGGTGAAGGCGCGGGCCTGTGGTGACTTCTCGGTGAGAACTTCTGTGCAGTGCCGGCAGTACACGGAGTCTGGCGAGTTCATGGTCTTGCACGTGGCGCAGGTCACAAGCGCCAGCTCGGGCAGCGGTGTACCGCACTTCCGGCACGTGGGTGCGTTGAGATCGAGGGCAGCGTCACAGATGGGGCAGCAGCACGACTCGTTCTGGTGCGCGGACACGTGGCGGGCCTCCTGCGCAGGGTGGGGTGGAGGAAGATTCGCGCCACCTGGAGCCTCTCCCTGTGTGCGCGCAGATGTTGCTTGCGTGCGTTCCAGCGGCGCGCCGGGGGTCAGGGACGGCGGGTCGAGACGCCATCGCCTCGGCCCCGGGAAGCGGGGAACTTCAGCGCAAGGGCGTCTGCGAGATTGTCGGCGATCTTCTGTCGCACAGTTGGATCGGCAAGCTTCTGGGCCTCGGCCGTGTTGCTGATGAAGGCCGTCTCGACCAACACGGCGGGCATGGTGGTGTGGCGCAGCACGTAGAACCGGTTTCGGATCAGGCCGTGGTTGGAGAACCCGGTTCCGTTCTGCAGGGAGCCCTCCAGCGCGTGGGCGAGGATGAGATCAGCGGTCTTGAACCAGTGGTACGACGTGCCCGTGCGGGCAGAGGTGGGGGCTGAGTTGCAGTGTATGCTCACGAAGAGGTCGGCGTTTCGGCTGTTTGCAACGGCGACCCGCGCGCCGAGCTCAACGCCGTCTGGGGAGTGCGCGTAGGAGACATCGCGGTCATCGTCTCGGGTCATGGCCACACGAAATCCCCGTCGCTCGAGGGCGGCCTTGAGGCGCAGCGAGATGTCGAGCGTCACGTCCTTCTCTTGCAGTTGCAGGGAGCGATTGATCGCGCCGGGATCGGAGATGAGCCCCTGGCCGGTGGGAACCTCGGTGAGATCACCGCCGCAGGTGGCGGTCAGGGGAAGGAGCGCGACGGGCGCAACGCGCACCGCAAGACGTGTCTCGTCTCCGCCGATCTCGAACCCCGTTCCGTCTCTCAGCGTGACGCGGATGCGGGCAAAGGGGAAGGTGCTCGTGCGCAGGTCTTCGGTCTCGACGCTGGCGATCTGGCTGTCGAGGCGCACACTCGATGCGCCCACGGCGGCGTTCGGCACGTCGATGGTGAGCAGCCGGTGCTCCGCGTCGAAGCGCCAGACCTTGCGCACGGGGGCAGACGCGTCGAGCATGACGTAGAGGTCGCCCACGCCCTTGAAGTGCCGGATGTTTGTGAGCGTGACGGGCGCCTGGTTGGCGGGCGCCGTGAATGCGGGAACCACCCGCACCGACATCTGGTTCGGGAGGATGCGCCCGCTGCACTCCGTCTTCCACTGCTCGGGCACGGTGACCGAGACCGTCAGGGGGTCTGACGTCGTGCCGGTCCCCGAGGCGCATACAGAGATGTCGCCGAAGTCGAACGTTCGCTTATCGAGGCCCCACTCCACGTCTGTCATCGAGATGACCGTGGTGCGACCGGTGGTTTCCACCCGCGTGCTGTCGAGGGGGCCGCTGGCCTTCAGATGGACCTCGCGATCGGCGACGCTGCTCAGGTCGACCTTGCCGAGGCGGGCCACGAAGCGGTAGCCGCTCCCATTGTCGAGCGCCCGCAGGCGGAACGACAGCAGCTCGGCCAGGGCACGCAGGGAGATGGCGTTCACGGCGTCGCGGACGACCAGGATGGGCAGGTGCCAGCGCGTCTCCTGGCCGTCGACAAGCCCCTGGCGCGAACCGAGCGCCCAGTGGATGTAGCGGCCGTTTCCATAGATCGTGGCCTTGCGCGGGGACTCATCGGTCCAGCGGATGGTGAGGCCCTGTAGCGTCATGAACTGGTTCAGCCCGGGATCATCGAGACTGACATAGCACTCGCCGTCAGCCGCGTCGATGACAACGAGCTCGAACCGCTGTCCCGCGTACTCGAGGGGGAGATGGCCGTTTGCCGACGGCTGCAGCGGTCCCTGGGATGGCTGCGTCGAAGTGGCTTCTGGACGCGCGTGGGCGCACAGGGGCGGTAGCAGCATCATCGCGAGCATCACGAAGACGGCGAGGCGGAGGGGGTGCTTGCGTCTCACGGGCATCTCTCCTTGCTCCCAGGGGAATGGGCTGTGCGCGTCTCGCAGGGGGCGATCTTGAGAATTCTTCACACTGCCCCTCCCTCTCCTCTTGGCGCACGGCCGCTGACATCGAGGCCGTTGACCTGCACCGGCCTCACTCCACGCGATCGGCGTCTCCTCGAACTGCGAGGAGCTTTGTCACGAACGCGTCGGAGGTGAAGATCTCGACGAGCTCGGGGTTGAAGTGGGTCCCCGATTCCTCTCGCATGATCTCGATGCACTTCTCGATGGGCATCGCCGGCTTGTACGGGCGCGCCTTGCTCAGCGCGTCGTAGAAGTCGCAGATGGAGACGACCTGCGCCTTTTGCGGGATCTCGCGTCCCTTCTTGCCGAACGGGTATCCGCTCCCGTTCCACTTCTCGTGGTGGTATTGAACGATGTCGAGCACCTTCCAGGGCAGATCGATGTCCTTGAGGATGTCGTATCCGAGGGTGGGATGCTGCTCGATGACCCATCGCTCCTCTTCGTTGAGCTTGCCTGGCTTGTTGAGGACATAGTCGGGAACCGCGATCTTGCCGATGTCGTGCAGCATGCCTCCCATGTGGACGGTGTCGACGTCATCGGCGCTCAGCCCGAGATGCGTGGCGAAGGTTCGCGCGAAATCAGAGACGCGCATGGAGTGATGGCGGGTCATGGTGTCTCTTGCGTCGACAGCCGTTGCCAGCGCTTTGATGGTCTTGGCGTATACCTGCTTGAGGTGGGCTTCCGCGTGACGCAGGCGCTCTGACTTGGCGGCGTGCTCGATGCCGATGGCCGCCAGCAGCTGCATCGTCGAGAACAAGGCGAGATCACTCTCGCTGGTGGCGTTCATCTTCGAGGATGCCTTGTTGTACTCGCTCACCGCCTGCTCGTAGTCGCCGGTGCGCGAGTAGGCCGCGCCGAGGGCGAAGTTCGCGTAGGGGCTGTCGGGCTGGTACGACGCAACACGGCCATACTCTTCGATGGCGCGGTCGAGGTTCTGTGCTTTGAAGAGCGCCGCGCCGAGGAAGTAGTGGGCCTCGGAATCGCGGGGGTTGGCCGCCAGGATGGTCTCGAACTCGGTGATGGCGTCGTCTAGGTCGCCGCTCTGGAACAGGGCGACCCCGAGAGCGTTGCGGGTGCGACTGTCCCGGGGGTCTCGCTGCAGCGCTTCGCGATACGCGTCGATGGCGTCGTAGACGCGGCCCAGCTTCATGCATGCCTGCCCCAGGGCATATCCGGCATAGGCGTGGTTCGGGCTCGCCTTCAGCGCCTGCGAATGGCTGACCGCTGCCTCTTCGTACTGGCCACGCTGGTAGTCGATGAGCCCCTTGTAGTAGTAGGCTTCGGCATCGAGGGGGTCGAGGTCGATGGCCGCGGCAAACGAGCGCTGCGCGGCTTCGAGCCGGCCGAGGGTCTTCTGCATCAGGCCCAGATGGAACCAGGCCTCCCGATATCTCGGATGGGCCTGGGCGGCTCGCTCATAGGCCGCCTGGGCCTCTTCCATGCGGTACTGCTTCTCGCGGATCTGCCCCAGCTGGAAGAGCGCCTCGGCATAGCCGGGGCGCACGTCCAGCGCCCGCTCGAGCTGGACCACGGCCTCCTCCCACTGCGACTGCGAGGCATGGATGAGCGCGAGATGGAACAGGGCCTTCACGTGACGGGGCTTGAGCGCGAGGGTCTTCTGCAGGTGCGCCACGGCCTGTGCGCGGTTGCCCTGACGCAAGGTGGCCAGCCCCAGCTGATACCAGGCGTTGGCGAAGGTGGGGCGCAGCTCGAGCTCACGCGTGAGGTAGCCGATGACGGCGTCAGCGCGCGCCTTGCGCCGCCAGATGAGAGCCAGGAAGTAGTAGGCCCCCTCGAAGCGCGGGTTGAGCGTGAGCGTGCGCTCGAATGCGTGGACGGCTTCGTCGCCTCTTCCCAGGACCAGCAGGGCGCGGCCGAGGTTGAAGTGGGTGACGGCGTTGTCCGGACTCATCTCGCGGTAGCGGTCCCAGAGGCTGCCCGCCACGTGCAGGGTCGACTGGCGGCTGTGGTCTATGCCATCGAGGCTGAAGTCGCCGTCTTCGTCGACCAGGCGATCCCATGAGGTGAGAGCGTTGTCGTAGGCTTGCATGCGCGTGTAGACGATGCCCAGCTCGAACAGGGCGGGGAGGTGGCCCGGATGCAGCTGCAGCGCCTTCTCGAGCTCGCGGATGGCGCGTTCGTACAGGCCTTCCTCTTCGAGCAGCCTTCCCAGCTCGTAGCGCGCCTGCAGGTTGGTGGGCGTTTCGACCAGGCTCTTCTCGAGCTGGCGGATGAGAAAATCGTTCTTCATCTGGCTTCCATGAAGGATTGGCCGTGCGAGCGGTGTTGCCCTCTGCCTCGCTCGGCAACGCCGCTGTGAAAAGATTGTTAAAACTGTTGCTTTTTTGTGAACACCTCTAGACAGATCGCACGAGGAGTGGGAAGAGAGGGGCAAGAAAGATACGTTGGAGGTAATCGCTGTGGGTCGTGTAGTGAGCAGTATCGGTCATGCCATCGGCAGCGCGGTGAGCGGTGTCGCGAAGGCGGTGGGCTCGGTCGTCAGTGGGATCGGCAAGGCTGCCGGTGCCGTTTTCGGTGGAATCGCCAGCGTTGCGGGCAAGATTCTCGGCAACCCGATGATCACGGGGCTTCTCGGCACGGTGCTCGGCGGCGTCGCGGGCTTCTGCCTCGGCGGCCCGATGGGCGCGATGCTCGGCGCGCAGCTGGGCGGCACTCTCGGAAGCTACGTCGGTTGCGCGTTCCAGCAGCACGAGATGCAGAAGCAGTGCGACGCGATGAACCAGCAGATCCAGGCCCAGCAGATGCAGTCGTGGGCGCAGAACTCCCAGATGATGCAGATGATGGGCGGCGGCGGCATGGGAATGGGCATGCCTGGAATGGGAATGCCTGGAATGGGAATGCCGGGGGCGGGCTTCAACTCCAACCCGATCTTCGCCCAGAACCAGCAGATGCTCGCAATGCTCGGCGCGGGTCCGGGCGGCATGATGGGCTACCCGAACGGCGTCATGGCGGGTGGCTGCTACGGCGGTGGGTACCCGGGTGGCGGCTTCCCTGGTGGTCAGGGCGGTCCGCAGAACGGTGCGGCGATGTTCGGCCTCCCCAACGGCGGCTTCTTCGGCATCGTTCCGCCTCCGCAGACCGGCGTCTTCGGCGGAACGCCTCCTCACCACGGCCACCACGGTCACCATCACGGCCATCACCACCACTGCCCTCGCACCTACCTCGCGTAGGGGCGCCGCGGTTCGCTCGGATCGCGTTCGGCATACGTCTGAAGAGGGTTCGGGCACCGCAGGTGCTCGGGCCCTTTTCGCTTTCGCCGGCCCGGGGCGTCGAAGGACTTTGGGCCCGTCACGGGAAAGTCCCGCGAGAATCCTGCGAGAGGCCGTGAACGATGATCTCCGAGCGCCAGAAGCCTACACGATCGGAGCAGACGAACCAGCTCCTCGCCCTCTGCCAGGGCGCCGCCGAAGGCGCGGTCGAGGAGGGGGTGGCACGTGAGGCCCTCGAATCGCGCGAGGCCGCTCTCGAGACCGCGCGCCGTCAGTTCGTAGAGGGCGTCGAGGTCGAGCTCGAGAGCAATCCGGCCGCACGGCAGTGGGAGGTCTTCTCCCGCGTCGTCATCGTGGCCTTCGATGAGCAGAGAAAGGCGCTCGCCGTGCTGAAGGGCGCATTGCGCCACAAGGGCAAGGCGCTCGATGACGCCCTTGCGGGGCTCATCACCGCGACCCAGCGGCTCTTTGTGGCCACCGAGGCCTACGAGGCACGTCTCGTCAACGAAGGGTCGTCTGCGCACCCGCTCCAGAACTACATCGTGAACATGACCGAGGCATACAAGCGCGGAGATCTGGCTCGAGAGTCCTACGACGATATCCTTCGTCACGGGCGCGGGTACTTCCAGCGGTGCATCGGAGAGATGCGGAACGCACCGCCCGAGGAGCCCAGAGAAGCCATCTCCGCCCTCGAGGAAGCCTTCACGCGATGCGATGAGGGTCTTGCATCGCTCGAGTCGTGGGCGGCGTCTGGCGACAACGCTCGGCTCGATAGCGGTCTTGCGGCGTTCGAGGAAGGCCAGGCAGCGGTTCAGGAGGGGTTTGCCCTGCACCGCAGGCTGCGCTATGAGTCGGGGCCCACGTCCTCTCCCATTGCGAACACATTCATCAATGCTGC carries:
- a CDS encoding prepilin-type N-terminal cleavage/methylation domain-containing protein, giving the protein MRRGMTLIEVLVTCSILGLLTAIVAMALRPGLAAWRRSQVKGDLQGNALLSMHALSHSISRGRSRGIVIFPRVHRTDDGAEIPIDGLAVIETADTTGSPPAPGPSGAPAEGPSAVAYFIDETRHELWQARFKADAPALGGSGEAASAGSPILPPTVTAALEGGTAMPTWLGEQRRIGRNVSSLRVERLSKGYHIAVTVSDTSMRCALETTVTPVLDALDPSTASASPSPQASPTAPAAGASP
- a CDS encoding N-acetylmuramoyl-L-alanine amidase, coding for MKNSQDRPLRDAHSPFPWEQGEMPVRRKHPLRLAVFVMLAMMLLPPLCAHARPEATSTQPSQGPLQPSANGHLPLEYAGQRFELVVIDAADGECYVSLDDPGLNQFMTLQGLTIRWTDESPRKATIYGNGRYIHWALGSRQGLVDGQETRWHLPILVVRDAVNAISLRALAELLSFRLRALDNGSGYRFVARLGKVDLSSVADREVHLKASGPLDSTRVETTGRTTVISMTDVEWGLDKRTFDFGDISVCASGTGTTSDPLTVSVTVPEQWKTECSGRILPNQMSVRVVPAFTAPANQAPVTLTNIRHFKGVGDLYVMLDASAPVRKVWRFDAEHRLLTIDVPNAAVGASSVRLDSQIASVETEDLRTSTFPFARIRVTLRDGTGFEIGGDETRLAVRVAPVALLPLTATCGGDLTEVPTGQGLISDPGAINRSLQLQEKDVTLDISLRLKAALERRGFRVAMTRDDDRDVSYAHSPDGVELGARVAVANSRNADLFVSIHCNSAPTSARTGTSYHWFKTADLILAHALEGSLQNGTGFSNHGLIRNRFYVLRHTTMPAVLVETAFISNTAEAQKLADPTVRQKIADNLADALALKFPASRGRGDGVSTRRP
- a CDS encoding tetratricopeptide repeat protein — translated: MKNDFLIRQLEKSLVETPTNLQARYELGRLLEEEGLYERAIRELEKALQLHPGHLPALFELGIVYTRMQAYDNALTSWDRLVDEDGDFSLDGIDHSRQSTLHVAGSLWDRYREMSPDNAVTHFNLGRALLVLGRGDEAVHAFERTLTLNPRFEGAYYFLALIWRRKARADAVIGYLTRELELRPTFANAWYQLGLATLRQGNRAQAVAHLQKTLALKPRHVKALFHLALIHASQSQWEEAVVQLERALDVRPGYAEALFQLGQIREKQYRMEEAQAAYERAAQAHPRYREAWFHLGLMQKTLGRLEAAQRSFAAAIDLDPLDAEAYYYKGLIDYQRGQYEEAAVSHSQALKASPNHAYAGYALGQACMKLGRVYDAIDAYREALQRDPRDSRTRNALGVALFQSGDLDDAITEFETILAANPRDSEAHYFLGAALFKAQNLDRAIEEYGRVASYQPDSPYANFALGAAYSRTGDYEQAVSEYNKASSKMNATSESDLALFSTMQLLAAIGIEHAAKSERLRHAEAHLKQVYAKTIKALATAVDARDTMTRHHSMRVSDFARTFATHLGLSADDVDTVHMGGMLHDIGKIAVPDYVLNKPGKLNEEERWVIEQHPTLGYDILKDIDLPWKVLDIVQYHHEKWNGSGYPFGKKGREIPQKAQVVSICDFYDALSKARPYKPAMPIEKCIEIMREESGTHFNPELVEIFTSDAFVTKLLAVRGDADRVE